Proteins encoded within one genomic window of Spiroplasma endosymbiont of Agriotes lineatus:
- the ylqF gene encoding ribosome biogenesis GTPase YlqF, whose amino-acid sequence MEKLNINWFPGHMAKAIRLMKEKLALVDLVIELRDSRAVNSSINPIIQELFKNKPRIIILNKKDLSDMKVNQEWMSFLKKDPLVKVVLTNLLVDQPKNEIILLINQLLKDKINHQKSRGISNWQIKVMIIGIPNVGKSRLINNLVKRKVSNVANQPGVTKGIQWVKLAQNIHLLDTPGILWPKLDDDDPLVAMHLSLIVAIKEQLLPFIDISYYAFNFLAKYYPHILKEHYALIIEWKQDMQTKEMDCYFLQMAKENNVLGSSEQQIIQMMTNFYYAFTKGKIKNISWERPK is encoded by the coding sequence ATGGAAAAGTTAAATATTAATTGATTTCCAGGTCATATGGCAAAAGCTATTCGCTTGATGAAAGAAAAATTAGCATTAGTTGATTTAGTGATTGAACTTCGTGATTCTAGAGCTGTTAACTCTAGTATTAATCCGATTATTCAAGAGTTGTTTAAAAATAAACCACGAATTATTATTTTGAATAAGAAAGATTTAAGCGATATGAAAGTAAACCAAGAATGAATGTCATTTTTGAAAAAAGACCCGTTAGTTAAAGTAGTATTAACTAATTTATTAGTTGATCAACCTAAAAATGAAATTATTTTGTTAATTAATCAATTATTGAAGGATAAAATTAATCATCAAAAATCTCGCGGAATATCAAATTGACAAATTAAGGTGATGATTATTGGCATTCCTAATGTCGGTAAATCACGGTTAATTAATAATTTAGTTAAAAGAAAAGTAAGTAATGTTGCCAATCAACCAGGAGTTACGAAAGGGATTCAATGAGTCAAGTTAGCACAAAATATTCATTTATTAGATACTCCGGGAATTTTATGACCTAAACTTGATGATGATGATCCACTAGTGGCGATGCATTTGTCATTAATTGTAGCTATTAAAGAGCAATTATTACCATTTATTGATATTAGTTACTATGCGTTTAATTTTTTAGCAAAGTATTATCCTCATATTTTAAAGGAACATTATGCGCTTATTATTGAGTGAAAACAAGATATGCAAACTAAAGAAATGGATTGTTATTTTTTACAAATGGCGAAAGAAAATAATGTATTAGGTTCTTCTGAACAACAAATTATTCAAATGATGACAAATTTTTATTATGCTTTTACAAAAGGAAAAATTAAAAATATTTCTTGAGAAAGACCAAAATAA
- the rplS gene encoding 50S ribosomal protein L19, with translation MNMQLDRQITEQQLRTDIPKFKSGDTVNVAVEINEGNKKRTQVFTGLVLKRQGSGISSSFTVRKHTGSTSVERTFPLHSPLISKIEILKVGRVRRARLYYMRDRIGKAARIKEIIGSNKKNKVE, from the coding sequence ATGAATATGCAATTAGATCGACAAATTACCGAACAACAACTTCGTACTGATATTCCAAAATTTAAATCTGGCGATACAGTAAATGTTGCTGTTGAAATTAATGAAGGTAACAAGAAAAGAACGCAAGTTTTTACTGGTTTAGTTTTAAAGCGTCAAGGGTCAGGTATTAGTTCTAGTTTTACGGTGAGAAAACATACTGGTAGCACTAGTGTTGAAAGAACTTTTCCTTTACATTCACCATTAATAAGTAAGATTGAAATTTTAAAAGTTGGTCGTGTTAGAAGAGCGAGATTATACTATATGCGTGATCGTATTGGTAAAGCTGCGAGAATTAAAGAAATAATTGGTTCTAATAAAAAGAATAAAGTAGAATAA
- the trmD gene encoding tRNA (guanosine(37)-N1)-methyltransferase TrmD, with product MTTIQIITLFPEIFVSFINTSIIKNAVKKEKIKFNIINLRDFAVDKHQQVDDYQYGGGNGMVLMAPIVVAAINYARKQIPNSQVILLSPQGKTFKQHIASEIASSNNSLILVCGHYEGFDERIRDFVDIEISIGDYVLSAGEIASMVISDAVIRLLPGVIQESSHQNDSFTSKYLDYPVFTKPLVFNDQQVPDVLLSGYHKNIDIWRKQQAFYNTYKKRPDLIDLNQLTPQEQIWIAELEKDKK from the coding sequence ATGACAACAATTCAAATTATCACTTTATTTCCTGAAATCTTTGTTAGTTTTATTAATACATCAATTATTAAGAATGCTGTTAAGAAAGAAAAAATAAAGTTTAACATCATTAATCTTCGTGATTTTGCTGTTGATAAGCATCAACAAGTTGATGATTATCAATATGGTGGCGGTAATGGGATGGTATTAATGGCACCGATTGTAGTTGCGGCAATAAATTATGCTCGTAAGCAAATCCCTAATAGTCAAGTGATTTTATTATCGCCACAAGGAAAAACATTTAAACAGCATATTGCTAGTGAAATAGCTAGTAGTAATAATTCATTAATTTTAGTTTGTGGTCATTATGAAGGATTTGATGAAAGAATTAGAGATTTTGTTGATATTGAAATATCCATTGGCGATTATGTCCTTAGTGCTGGTGAAATTGCAAGTATGGTTATAAGTGATGCCGTTATTCGCTTATTACCAGGTGTTATTCAGGAATCATCACATCAAAATGATTCATTTACTAGTAAGTATTTAGATTATCCTGTATTTACTAAACCATTAGTTTTTAATGATCAACAAGTTCCTGATGTCTTATTATCAGGTTATCATAAAAATATTGATATTTGAAGAAAACAACAAGCTTTTTATAACACATATAAAAAGCGACCAGATTTAATTGATTTAAATCAATTAACACCACAAGAGCAAATTTGAATTGCTGAATTAGAAAAAGATAAAAAATAA
- the rimM gene encoding ribosome maturation factor RimM (Essential for efficient processing of 16S rRNA), protein MKFVKIGKVINTHALKGEVKIRCLMPKYERFFNVNHDIYFYDSNSYTYEILTIDSSRNHKGDLLVRFKNYDYINDILFLKTQDLFQLSNNPHLVNDDEVKNYIGLQVINVNDNSLIGEVIDYFITKAHGVFVIQTVVGEQKMLADVSRFIINILWEQNAVYVKLINNW, encoded by the coding sequence ATGAAGTTTGTTAAAATTGGCAAGGTTATTAATACCCATGCTTTAAAAGGCGAAGTAAAAATTAGATGCTTAATGCCTAAATATGAACGATTCTTTAATGTTAATCATGATATATATTTTTATGATTCTAATAGTTATACTTATGAAATATTAACGATTGATAGTTCTAGAAATCATAAAGGTGATCTTTTAGTTAGATTTAAAAATTATGATTATATTAACGACATTTTATTTTTAAAGACTCAAGATTTATTTCAACTTAGTAATAATCCTCATTTAGTAAATGATGATGAAGTTAAAAACTATATCGGATTACAAGTTATAAATGTTAATGATAATTCACTTATTGGTGAAGTAATTGATTACTTTATTACTAAAGCGCACGGTGTTTTTGTTATTCAAACAGTTGTTGGTGAACAAAAAATGTTGGCTGATGTTTCGCGGTTTATTATAAATATTCTTTGAGAACAAAATGCTGTTTATGTTAAGTTAATTAATAATTGATAA
- the rpsP gene encoding 30S ribosomal protein S16, with protein MVKLRLKRTGKTKQPFYRIVAIDSHIKRDGKYIELIGTYDSLNNLLKINKELALKWLTVGAQPTGTVRSLFAKEKIMQSFHELRQKNKAKKPTTEKKMIKK; from the coding sequence ATGGTTAAATTAAGACTAAAAAGGACGGGGAAAACTAAACAGCCTTTTTATCGTATTGTTGCTATTGATTCTCATATTAAAAGAGATGGTAAATATATTGAATTGATCGGAACATATGATTCTTTAAATAATTTGTTAAAAATTAATAAAGAATTAGCTTTAAAGTGATTAACTGTTGGTGCTCAACCAACCGGAACAGTTCGTAGTTTATTTGCAAAAGAAAAAATTATGCAGTCATTTCATGAATTACGACAAAAAAATAAAGCAAAGAAACCAACGACAGAGAAAAAAATGATTAAAAAATAA
- a CDS encoding IS3 family transposase (programmed frameshift): MGNKTSYSEEFKKQIVMLYKNGKSVINLGKEYNLPKPTIYSWVKNYNNSGSFKAKDNCTLEENEIITLRKEPKDLKMENDIFKASRADNGQKIKIINSNKKKYSIRKMCKLLNISKSNYYYQINKYTRKIVNNYNQEIISAFNESRQVYGARKIKVVLVHKSINLSRRKIRNIMKNNNLISKYTKTRLKCKNIQVNNDPVNNIVNRDFNNRKINETIVSDLTYIKVGFKWFYVCLLIDLYNREIVGYSSGPNKNTELVYQAIMRITRPLSKIEIFHTDRGNEFKNNIIDQLLSTFKIQRSLSAKGCPYDNAVAKATYKVFKTEFINGRKFNDLAQLELELFDYINWYNNLRIHGSLNYLSPVTFRKQMSI, encoded by the exons ATGGGAAATAAAACCTCATACTCTGAAGAATTTAAAAAACAAATTGTCATGCTATACAAAAATGGCAAAAGTGTTATTAATTTAGGGAAAGAATATAATTTACCAAAACCAACTATTTATAGTTGAGTTAAAAATTATAATAATTCTGGTTCATTTAAAGCAAAAGACAATTGCACACTAGAAGAAAATGAAATAATAACTTTACGAAAAGAACCTAAAGACTTAAAAATGGAAAATGACATTT TTAAAGCAAGCCGCGCTGATAATGGCCAAAAAATAAAAATAATTAATAGCAATAAGAAAAAATATTCAATAAGAAAAATGTGTAAATTATTAAATATTTCAAAATCCAATTACTATTATCAAATTAATAAATACACAAGGAAAATAGTGAATAATTATAATCAAGAAATTATCAGTGCATTTAACGAAAGCCGCCAAGTCTATGGAGCCCGAAAAATCAAAGTAGTATTAGTTCATAAAAGTATTAACCTATCTAGACGCAAAATTAGAAACATTATGAAAAACAATAATTTGATATCAAAGTACACAAAAACAAGACTTAAATGCAAAAATATTCAAGTAAATAATGATCCAGTAAATAACATTGTAAACCGAGACTTTAATAATAGAAAAATAAATGAAACTATCGTTAGTGACTTAACTTATATAAAAGTGGGTTTTAAATGATTTTATGTATGTCTCCTAATTGATTTGTATAATCGCGAGATTGTTGGTTATAGTTCCGGACCAAATAAAAATACGGAGTTGGTTTATCAAGCTATTATGCGAATTACTAGACCATTATCAAAAATTGAAATATTTCATACCGACCGAGGTAATGAGTTTAAAAATAATATAATTGATCAATTATTATCTACATTTAAAATTCAAAGATCATTGAGTGCGAAGGGTTGTCCATATGATAATGCAGTTGCTAAAGCAACTTATAAAGTTTTTAAAACAGAATTTATTAATGGTAGAAAATTCAATGATCTTGCACAATTAGAACTTGAATTATTTGATTACATTAATTGATACAATAATCTTAGAATACATGGCAGTTTAAATTATTTATCTCCAGTTACTTTTAGAAAACAAATGTCTATATAA
- a CDS encoding integrase core domain-containing protein has protein sequence MDAKIIATSNFPVDKKYYIYDFIDEMTRIVFGYVYDSLGTNNAVSDAQRAMKDFSELGITIKRLRTDNAPEFTTTNWSNKKSYKVKERPFTTFLSRNGIVHETTPIRSPQSNGKIERFHQRYTKLFYSKDKKLNQNELQHYLNKYYYFYNFERHHSSLNSKTPFQTL, from the coding sequence ATGGATGCCAAAATCATTGCCACATCAAATTTTCCGGTTGATAAAAAATATTACATTTATGATTTCATTGATGAAATGACACGCATAGTATTTGGTTATGTTTATGATAGTTTAGGAACTAATAATGCAGTTAGTGATGCACAAAGAGCAATGAAAGATTTTAGCGAACTTGGCATAACCATTAAACGTCTTCGCACTGATAATGCTCCTGAATTTACTACTACTAACTGAAGTAATAAAAAATCGTACAAAGTAAAAGAAAGGCCTTTTACAACCTTTCTTTCGAGGAACGGAATTGTCCACGAAACCACACCGATTCGTTCGCCACAGAGTAACGGTAAAATTGAGCGGTTTCATCAACGTTATACCAAATTATTTTATTCTAAGGATAAAAAATTAAACCAAAACGAACTTCAACATTATTTAAACAAATATTATTACTTTTATAATTTTGAACGCCATCATTCATCTTTAAACAGTAAAACGCCTTTTCAAACATTGTAA
- a CDS encoding UPF0236 family transposase-like protein, with protein MLEIKNNAKTSENKHWLKLFKTHKNMYTNKCEQLANEYEKLDKYLYKYHYRLKQGYKVVHFALRTIITIFGNITFKRRRYKYWNQKLGKFEYVCLLDKEIGLLSKQRIYFDVQFKVLSLLDDGKTASRCFFRCSKSLLYFKGRYFKYFK; from the coding sequence ATGTTGGAAATTAAAAATAATGCCAAAACTTCAGAAAACAAGCATTGATTAAAATTATTTAAAACTCACAAAAATATGTACACCAACAAATGCGAACAACTAGCTAATGAATATGAAAAATTAGATAAATACTTATATAAATATCATTATCGGTTAAAACAAGGTTATAAAGTAGTTCATTTTGCTTTAAGAACAATTATTACAATTTTTGGTAATATTACTTTTAAACGACGCCGCTATAAATATTGAAATCAAAAATTAGGGAAATTTGAATATGTATGTTTGTTAGACAAAGAAATTGGTTTATTGTCTAAACAAAGAATTTATTTTGATGTTCAATTTAAAGTTTTAAGTCTTCTGGACGATGGTAAAACGGCATCGCGGTGTTTTTTTAGATGCTCTAAATCATTGTTATATTTCAAAGGCCGGTATTTCAAATATTTTAAATAA
- a CDS encoding UPF0236 family transposase-like protein, with amino-acid sequence MNINYDKIIVCGDGATWIREIVNSFGNVRYILDGYHAIKKLKQTTFNIIFENRKVTLNSWIKLYKDGNHQELIKTIRNVAKNELNNKDIKTN; translated from the coding sequence GTGAATATTAATTATGACAAAATAATTGTTTGTGGTGATGGTGCTACTTGAATTAGAGAAATTGTCAATAGTTTTGGTAATGTTAGATATATTTTAGATGGTTATCACGCTATTAAAAAATTAAAACAAACCACATTTAATATTATTTTTGAAAATCGCAAAGTAACACTAAATAGTTGAATTAAATTATATAAGGATGGAAATCATCAAGAATTAATCAAAACCATTCGTAATGTTGCTAAAAATGAATTAAATAATAAAGATATTAAAACAAATTAA
- the tpiA gene encoding triose-phosphate isomerase, protein MRKPIIISNWKMYKNINETKDFILQVEKKMINHNIDVGIAVSFPLLETSIREASKLIISAQNCHFENAGAFTGEVSPLLLKTMNVSYVVLGHSERRNLFNESDKIINKKVLKALENNLKIILCCGETEEEYINKQTEVVVARQLKIALENVSEKQLEQIVIAYEPVWAIGTGKTATVEVAQRICQFIRKNIVEMYNIAVSTKMRIQYGGSVKPDNIKALLEQPDIDGALVGGASLQVDSFLQLIS, encoded by the coding sequence ATGCGTAAACCAATTATTATCAGTAATTGAAAAATGTATAAAAATATTAATGAAACAAAAGATTTTATTTTGCAAGTTGAAAAGAAAATGATAAATCATAATATTGATGTCGGAATTGCTGTTAGTTTTCCTTTATTGGAAACATCTATTCGTGAGGCTAGTAAATTAATTATTAGTGCTCAAAATTGTCATTTTGAAAATGCTGGTGCATTTACAGGAGAAGTTTCACCATTATTGTTAAAAACTATGAATGTTTCCTATGTTGTATTAGGGCATTCTGAAAGAAGAAATCTTTTTAATGAAAGTGATAAAATTATCAATAAAAAAGTTTTAAAGGCTTTAGAAAATAATTTAAAAATTATTCTTTGTTGTGGTGAAACGGAAGAAGAATATATTAATAAGCAAACAGAAGTAGTTGTTGCACGGCAATTAAAGATAGCATTAGAAAATGTTAGTGAGAAACAGTTAGAACAAATTGTTATTGCTTATGAACCAGTTTGAGCTATTGGGACCGGGAAAACAGCAACAGTAGAAGTAGCACAACGAATTTGTCAGTTTATTCGTAAAAATATAGTGGAAATGTATAATATCGCAGTAAGTACTAAGATGAGAATTCAATATGGTGGTTCTGTTAAACCAGATAATATTAAAGCACTTTTAGAACAACCAGATATTGATGGAGCATTAGTTGGCGGTGCATCATTGCAAGTGGATTCATTTTTGCAATTAATTTCTTAA
- a CDS encoding Cof-type HAD-IIB family hydrolase, with product MNIKVIAIDIDGTLLTDKGKILDDTRDAIIQAQEKGIKVILATGRAPSATFFYAQQLKLDEYGQHIICFNGCVIYDLKTKKNIWNAHLNEEDTKYIYEIIKKYDLNFWGYGLKNSSYTRKKSVAIMREAKINPKYKLKILSDRQSLPACYTLTISLDELEDKICENFKIEIEANERIRTTSSSLEKYQYLEIMPANFDKSKALKFLVNKWYLKLKNCMAIGDSLNDYEMLQKVGLGIMMKNGHSDLIKVSTDMCDSNNENGVGKAILKYILNNIDENKRKKENDED from the coding sequence ATGAATATTAAAGTAATTGCAATTGATATTGATGGCACTTTATTAACTGATAAAGGAAAAATATTAGATGATACTAGAGATGCTATTATTCAAGCACAAGAAAAAGGTATTAAAGTTATTTTAGCGACGGGAAGGGCGCCTAGTGCAACATTCTTTTATGCTCAGCAATTAAAGTTAGATGAGTATGGACAACATATTATTTGTTTTAATGGTTGTGTTATTTATGATTTAAAAACTAAAAAGAATATTTGAAATGCTCATTTAAATGAAGAAGATACAAAATATATTTATGAAATTATTAAAAAATACGATTTGAATTTTTGAGGTTATGGTTTAAAAAATTCTTCCTATACAAGAAAAAAATCAGTTGCTATTATGCGGGAAGCAAAAATAAATCCTAAATATAAGTTAAAGATTTTAAGTGATCGTCAATCATTGCCGGCTTGCTATACATTAACTATTAGTTTAGATGAATTAGAGGATAAAATTTGTGAAAATTTTAAAATTGAAATTGAAGCTAATGAACGAATTAGAACAACATCATCGTCATTAGAAAAATATCAATATTTAGAAATTATGCCAGCAAATTTTGATAAATCTAAAGCTTTAAAGTTTCTTGTGAATAAATGATATCTTAAACTAAAAAATTGTATGGCAATTGGTGATTCTTTAAATGATTATGAAATGTTACAAAAAGTTGGTTTAGGAATAATGATGAAAAATGGTCATTCAGATTTAATAAAAGTATCAACAGATATGTGTGATAGTAATAACGAAAATGGTGTTGGTAAAGCGATACTTAAATATATTTTAAATAATATTGATGAGAATAAGAGAAAGAAAGAGAATGATGAGGACTAA
- a CDS encoding AbgT family transporter, producing the protein MEENINRWQKTWKKISSGVNKGINKSLNGIEWLGNKLPKPFYLFIYLIIILILVSLILSYVLPDGVVLEKFYDRNTRQVVDKYQLNFFNLIGRDGIVWWLKNFISNFMGLATTGIVLLTTVFVGVADKSGFIDVSLRKVGSSLPKVILTPACVFLGCISSLAADAGYLILIPLASTLYYRVGRHPLTGMAAVFAGVAGGFTTSLIPGSVEFIMSSLTNDFLGKDSAYQVNPLSTYYFTLLLLFVFTLIGWFITEKIVDKRIIAHYPIAKRDDLQVNKNFHLDDQQRKAMWFVLGFVIIYIIGILLMTFIPQAPFNGFINNITNITPNKKLEPKDYQLTTHLVLIIGFLFLGIGIIYGFVAKTFKTKNDIVNALVIGFKKTAPSLILFLVMTQFIADFAQSGIDIALGYYIGFAINFNNTTLTLFVFILIVTIINLFIGSMSVKWGILGPIFVMALLKSQIHPAAAIAAYRVGDASTNMISPLMPYFPLIIIWAKEWIQPKQKEKFEIGSMMSIMFPYSLSFLLMGTIIFLLWSVTGIPVGVDGSIYIDIVTSNNIAKSIILPRNLIYNVQSSM; encoded by the coding sequence ATGGAAGAAAATATTAATAGGTGGCAAAAGACTTGAAAAAAAATTAGTAGTGGTGTTAATAAAGGAATTAATAAATCATTAAATGGTATTGAATGATTAGGAAATAAATTACCAAAACCATTTTATTTATTTATTTATTTGATTATTATTTTAATTTTAGTATCATTAATATTAAGTTATGTTTTACCTGATGGGGTTGTTTTAGAAAAATTTTATGATCGTAATACCCGGCAAGTAGTTGATAAATATCAACTAAATTTTTTTAATCTTATTGGTCGTGATGGCATTGTATGATGATTAAAAAACTTTATTAGTAATTTCATGGGTTTAGCAACAACGGGAATTGTATTATTAACAACGGTATTTGTTGGTGTGGCTGATAAATCAGGATTTATTGATGTTTCTTTAAGAAAAGTTGGTTCTAGTTTACCAAAAGTAATTTTAACTCCGGCTTGCGTTTTTTTAGGATGTATTTCATCATTAGCCGCTGATGCTGGTTATTTAATTTTAATTCCGTTGGCAAGCACGTTATATTATCGCGTCGGTAGACATCCTTTAACAGGGATGGCAGCAGTATTTGCTGGTGTTGCTGGTGGATTTACAACATCACTTATTCCGGGAAGTGTTGAGTTTATAATGTCTTCATTAACAAATGATTTTTTAGGTAAAGATTCTGCTTATCAAGTAAATCCATTATCAACTTATTATTTTACATTATTACTTTTATTTGTGTTTACATTAATTGGTTGATTTATTACTGAAAAAATTGTTGATAAAAGAATTATTGCTCATTATCCGATTGCTAAAAGAGATGATTTGCAAGTTAATAAAAATTTTCATTTAGATGATCAACAGCGAAAAGCAATGTGATTTGTTTTGGGATTTGTTATTATTTATATTATTGGAATATTATTAATGACTTTTATTCCCCAAGCGCCATTTAATGGTTTTATTAATAATATTACCAATATTACTCCTAATAAAAAATTGGAACCGAAAGACTATCAATTAACGACACACTTAGTATTAATTATTGGGTTTTTATTTTTAGGTATTGGAATAATTTATGGTTTTGTTGCCAAGACATTTAAAACTAAAAATGATATTGTTAATGCTTTAGTTATTGGATTTAAAAAAACTGCTCCAAGTTTAATTTTATTTTTAGTTATGACACAGTTTATTGCTGATTTTGCTCAATCAGGAATTGATATTGCTTTAGGATATTATATTGGTTTCGCAATTAACTTTAATAATACAACATTAACTTTATTTGTATTTATTTTAATCGTAACAATTATTAATTTATTTATTGGTTCAATGTCTGTTAAATGAGGGATTTTAGGTCCAATATTTGTAATGGCTTTATTAAAGTCGCAAATTCATCCAGCAGCCGCGATTGCCGCTTATCGTGTTGGTGATGCTTCAACAAATATGATTTCACCACTAATGCCTTATTTTCCTTTAATAATTATATGAGCAAAAGAATGAATTCAACCAAAACAAAAAGAGAAATTTGAAATTGGTTCAATGATGTCAATCATGTTTCCATATTCACTGTCTTTCTTATTAATGGGAACAATTATTTTTCTCCTTTGAAGTGTTACTGGAATTCCTGTTGGTGTTGATGGTTCAATTTATATTGATATTGTTACTAGTAATAATATAGCTAAATCAATTATATTACCAAGAAATTTAATTTATAATGTGCAGTCATCAATGTAA